One part of the Pecten maximus chromosome 1, xPecMax1.1, whole genome shotgun sequence genome encodes these proteins:
- the LOC117322693 gene encoding trissin receptor-like isoform X1: MSFANIANRTCVPGDPVQPSPLLLSMLKYVDAPPLLVKPTWEISLKILFYVLSFVVDVVGNVIVVIIIYLNKRMRSTTNILILNLAVSDIMVGLFCMWVHLGNQISTNWPFGPFICKASTFTQVFAVTSSVLTLTIISIERFFAIVFPLRGKMSECVMGMSIALSWLVSAAIAAPQLFVRKVIRYEFRNRDEVFCTEIWPKFYKNADCVSHEPGKMIYYTVEGIVMYVIPVVIMIGAYSVIALKLMLRKAPGNSMRSNSSSQDRTRKKVIKMLVVVLVVFVLCWTPQQYFLLWEVFRSHNTKTSKYVPTIKYIAVYFAYLNSAINPILYAGFNENFRRGFKEAFKCSLWRKRNQVTPGPAERSVVTAFDASKAADSSAGVTLNSHA, encoded by the exons ATGAGTTTTGCAAACATCGCCAATAGGACGTGCGTACCCGGGGACCCGGTACAGCCCTCTCCACTGCTGCTATCCATGTTGAAATATGTCGATGCCCCGCCGCTTCTCGTCAAGCCTACGTGGGAAATATCGTTAAAAATACTGTTTTACGTTTTGTCGTTCGTGGTAGACGTGGTGGGCAATGTTATTGTGGTAATCATCATTTACCTGAACAAACGGATGAGGTCGACCACAAACATCCTCATTCTCAACCTGGCCGTCTCCGATATCATGGTGGGGCTATTCTGTATGTGGGTACACCTCGGTAACCAGATCAGTACTAACTGGCCATTTGGGCCATTCATCTGCAAGGCTAGCACCTTCACACAGG TCTTTGCCGTAACCTCAAGTGTGCTCACATTGACTATCATTTCAATAGAACGGTTCTTTGCTATAGTGTTCCCATTAAGGGGTAAAATGTCGGAGTGTGTTATGGGGATGTCCATAGCGCTGTCGTGGCTTGTCTCGGCTGCCATTGCAGCGCCACAACTGTTTGTGAGGAAAGTCATCAGGTACGAATTTAGGAACAGAGATGAGGTTTTCTGTACCGAAATTTGGCCAAAATTTTACAAGAATGCTGATTGTGTGTCGCACGAGCCTGGAAAGATGATTTACTACACAGTAGAGGGCATAGTGATGTACGTCATTCCTGTCGTCATCATGATAGGAGCATACAGCGTCATCGCCCTCAAGCTGATGCTGAGGAAGGCGCCTGGTAATAGCATGCGCTCAAACTCATCTTCACAGGACAGGACGCGTAAAAAG GTAATCAAGATGTTGGTTGTCGTCCTGGTGGTGTTTGTGCTGTGCTGGACTCCGCAGCAATACTTCCTTCTGTGGGAAGTATTCAGGTCCCACAACACCAAG ACGTCCAAGTATGTGCCGACTATTAAATACATAGCCGTGTACTTCGCCTACTTAAACAGTGCCATCAACCCGATTCTCTACGCTGGCTTCAATGAGAACTTCCGACGTGGATTTAAAGAGGCATTCAAGTGTAGTCTGTGGCGTAAGAGGAACCAGGTGACTCCAG
- the LOC117322693 gene encoding QRFP-like peptide receptor isoform X2: protein MSFANIANRTCVPGDPVQPSPLLLSMLKYVDAPPLLVKPTWEISLKILFYVLSFVVDVVGNVIVVIIIYLNKRMRSTTNILILNLAVSDIMVGLFCMWVHLGNQISTNWPFGPFICKASTFTQVFAVTSSVLTLTIISIERFFAIVFPLRGKMSECVMGMSIALSWLVSAAIAAPQLFVRKVIRYEFRNRDEVFCTEIWPKFYKNADCVSHEPGKMIYYTVEGIVMYVIPVVIMIGAYSVIALKLMLRKAPGNSMRSNSSSQDRTRKKTSKYVPTIKYIAVYFAYLNSAINPILYAGFNENFRRGFKEAFKCSLWRKRNQVTPGPAERSVVTAFDASKAADSSAGVTLNSHA, encoded by the exons ATGAGTTTTGCAAACATCGCCAATAGGACGTGCGTACCCGGGGACCCGGTACAGCCCTCTCCACTGCTGCTATCCATGTTGAAATATGTCGATGCCCCGCCGCTTCTCGTCAAGCCTACGTGGGAAATATCGTTAAAAATACTGTTTTACGTTTTGTCGTTCGTGGTAGACGTGGTGGGCAATGTTATTGTGGTAATCATCATTTACCTGAACAAACGGATGAGGTCGACCACAAACATCCTCATTCTCAACCTGGCCGTCTCCGATATCATGGTGGGGCTATTCTGTATGTGGGTACACCTCGGTAACCAGATCAGTACTAACTGGCCATTTGGGCCATTCATCTGCAAGGCTAGCACCTTCACACAGG TCTTTGCCGTAACCTCAAGTGTGCTCACATTGACTATCATTTCAATAGAACGGTTCTTTGCTATAGTGTTCCCATTAAGGGGTAAAATGTCGGAGTGTGTTATGGGGATGTCCATAGCGCTGTCGTGGCTTGTCTCGGCTGCCATTGCAGCGCCACAACTGTTTGTGAGGAAAGTCATCAGGTACGAATTTAGGAACAGAGATGAGGTTTTCTGTACCGAAATTTGGCCAAAATTTTACAAGAATGCTGATTGTGTGTCGCACGAGCCTGGAAAGATGATTTACTACACAGTAGAGGGCATAGTGATGTACGTCATTCCTGTCGTCATCATGATAGGAGCATACAGCGTCATCGCCCTCAAGCTGATGCTGAGGAAGGCGCCTGGTAATAGCATGCGCTCAAACTCATCTTCACAGGACAGGACGCGTAAAAAG ACGTCCAAGTATGTGCCGACTATTAAATACATAGCCGTGTACTTCGCCTACTTAAACAGTGCCATCAACCCGATTCTCTACGCTGGCTTCAATGAGAACTTCCGACGTGGATTTAAAGAGGCATTCAAGTGTAGTCTGTGGCGTAAGAGGAACCAGGTGACTCCAG